One window of Dyadobacter sandarakinus genomic DNA carries:
- a CDS encoding GDSL-type esterase/lipase family protein → MDWYEQEVERVVAERDQLAYKPETIFYGSSSFTKWETLYHDFSGYKPVNLGFGGSTLAACCWFFDRIVAPLPAPQRIVIYAGDNDLGDGRNPEEVFIFYRDLMRQITEVFGEVPCYYISIKPSLQRWNIIGAIRELNRLIQDEVRRHESQHYIDITQQMLTAGGTPDPALFEEDGLHLSPKGYTCWTRIIKAALGAPAQP, encoded by the coding sequence ATGGATTGGTATGAACAGGAGGTGGAAAGAGTTGTGGCGGAAAGAGACCAGCTGGCCTACAAACCGGAAACTATTTTCTACGGAAGTTCGAGCTTCACAAAGTGGGAAACCCTTTATCATGATTTCTCCGGGTACAAACCCGTAAACCTCGGTTTCGGTGGCTCCACGCTCGCGGCCTGCTGCTGGTTTTTCGACCGCATTGTGGCACCCCTGCCTGCACCTCAAAGGATCGTGATCTACGCGGGCGACAATGACCTGGGCGACGGGCGGAATCCCGAGGAGGTATTTATTTTCTACCGCGACCTGATGCGGCAGATCACGGAAGTATTTGGTGAGGTACCCTGCTACTACATCAGTATCAAACCGAGTTTGCAGCGCTGGAACATCATCGGAGCCATCCGCGAGCTGAACAGGCTCATACAGGACGAGGTCCGCCGGCATGAGTCGCAGCATTACATAGATATTACCCAGCAGATGCTTACCGCCGGGGGTACCCCCGATCCCGCACTGTTTGAGGAAGACGGGCTGCATCTGAGCCCCAAGGGGTACACATGCTGGACCCGTATCATCAAGGCGGCATTGGGCGCGCCGGCACAACCATAA
- a CDS encoding esterase family protein, with amino-acid sequence MNRAYLQSASTVLGKCMELLIFGDRGNPVIFFPTRMARFFDMENWRVIEAMRPRIEAGEIQVFCVDSNDSESFYSDREPAERIRQHMLYERYILEEVIPMIRTHNQTPGLIAAGCSLGGYHAVNIAFRHPDLFVKVVGMSARYDLTRALEYFPDVFDGYYDENIYFHTPNHYIPRLSEPGIISLLQQMDIILAVGEEDAFLENNIELSHALNDIGVSHQLFIWGEEAHRPRFWREMVKLYI; translated from the coding sequence ATGAACAGGGCATATCTTCAATCTGCCAGTACTGTGCTGGGTAAATGCATGGAGCTGCTCATTTTCGGCGACAGGGGCAATCCCGTCATCTTCTTTCCAACTCGCATGGCGAGGTTCTTTGATATGGAAAACTGGCGGGTCATCGAAGCCATGAGGCCACGGATCGAAGCAGGGGAAATTCAGGTTTTTTGTGTAGACAGCAACGATTCGGAAAGCTTTTACTCAGACCGCGAGCCGGCCGAGCGTATCCGTCAGCATATGCTTTATGAGCGCTACATCCTCGAAGAAGTGATCCCGATGATCCGGACCCACAACCAAACGCCGGGACTGATCGCGGCCGGGTGCAGCCTGGGCGGGTACCATGCAGTCAATATTGCATTCCGGCATCCTGATCTTTTTGTAAAGGTGGTGGGTATGAGCGCCCGGTATGATCTTACCAGGGCACTGGAATATTTTCCTGATGTATTTGACGGGTACTATGATGAAAACATTTATTTCCATACACCCAATCATTATATCCCAAGACTTTCCGAGCCCGGCATTATCAGCCTTTTGCAGCAGATGGATATCATCCTGGCCGTAGGGGAGGAGGATGCTTTTCTTGAAAATAACATAGAGCTCAGCCACGCTTTGAATGACATCGGCGTGAGCCACCAGCTTTTTATATGGGGTGAGGAAGCCCATCGCCCGCGTTTCTGGCGGGAGATGGTGAAGCTTTATATTTAA